The stretch of DNA CCCCGCACTCGCCGAAGCCGTCAGCCGCTTGCGGGAAGCCCTCACCGGCCAGCTGCCGCCCCCGCAGCGCACCGCCCGGTACCAGGCCGACCTGACGGCCCTGGTGGCCGGCCGCCCGGCGCCCGCGCTGGCGGAGCTGCTCGACGCGGTGGCCGACCGGGAGTCGGAGGGCCAGGCGGTGGTGTGGCGGTTCGGGCCGGCCTCCGTGCGGCGGGCGCTGGACGCGGGGGCCGACCCGGTGGAGCTGGTCGCCGGGCTGGAGGCCGTGGCCGAGGGCGGCCACCGGCTCCCCCAGCCGCTCGCCTACCTGATCGCCGACACGGCCCGCACCCACGGTCGGATCCGGGTGGTCGAGACCGCCTGCTGCCTGTGCTCGACGGACGAGGCCCTCGTCCTGGAGCTCGCGCACAGCCGGGCCCTCGCGCCGCTGGGGCTGCGCCGGATCGCCCCGACCGTCCTGCTCACGGCCGTCTCCGCCGCCGAGACCCTGGCCGGGCTGCGGGCGGCCGGCTACGCCCCCGTGCTGGAGGCCGGGACCGGCACCACGCTGGTGGAGCGCACCCCCGTGCTCCGCTCCACCAGCCAGCTGCCCGAACTACGGCCCTAGCCGGCCCCCCCCGGGTCCCGGGCCCCGGGCCCCGGGCCCCGGGCAGCCCTCAGGACTCCCCCGCGACGACCGCCCCGGCCTCGTACGCGAAGACCACCGCGTGCACCCGGTCGCGCAGGTGCAGCTTGGCCAGCACGTTGCTCACGTGCGTCTTCACGGTGTGCTCGCTGACCGTCAGCTCGGCCGCGATCTCGGCGTTGGACAGGCCCCGGGCGAGCAGCCGCAGGGTCTCCTGCTCCCGCCCGGTCAGCTGGTCGAGCAGCCGGGAGCGCGGCACGGCGGCCGGGCCGCCCGGGCGGCGGGCGGCGAACTCGCCGATCAGGCGGCGGGTCACCGAGGGGGCGAGCAGCGCCTCGCCGGAGGCGACCATCCGGACTCCGTGCACCAGGTCGTCCCGGCGGACGTCCTTGAGCAGGAAGCCGCTGGCCCCCGCGTACAGCGCGTCGTAGACGTAGTCGTCGATGTCGAAGGTGGTCAGCATGATCACCCTGGTCTCCGGGTGGCCGGCGCAGACCTGCCTGGCGGCCTCCAGGCCGTCCATCACCGGCATCCGCACGTCAAGCAGCAGCACGTCCGGCCGGTGCTCGGCCACCGCCGCCACGGCCTGCGCGCCGTCGCCGGCCTCGGCCACCACCTCGATGTCCGGCTGCGCGTCCAGGATCATCCCGAACCCGGCCCGCACCAGCTCCTGGTCGTCCGCGACCACCACCCTGATCAATGCCCAACCCCCGTGTCAGCCCAGTGGCAGCTTCGCGCTCACCAGGAATCCCTCGCCGTCCTCGCGCGGCCCGGCCCAGGCCTGGCCGCCGCAGGCGGCCGCCCGTTCCCGGACGCCGACCAGCCCGCGCCCGCCGGACCACCCGGCGCCACGGGCCCGGGCACCGCCCGGGCCGTCGTCGGCGACGGCGACCTCCAGCGCCTCCCCCGTACGGGTGAGGCGGACGCTCACCCGGCCGGCCCCGGAGTGCTTGACCGTGTTGGTCAGCGCCTCCTGGACGATCCGGTACGCCGCCGTCTCCACGTCCGGGGGCATCGTACGCTGCCCCTCCAGTCGAAGATCGAGATCGACCTCGATCCCGGCCCCGCGCACCCGCTCGGCCACCCCCGCCAGCTCGGCCAGCTTCGGCTGCGGCGCCAGCTGCGGGCCCGCGTCCTCCGTCTTGAGCACCCCGAGCACCCGGCGCAGCTGCACCATGGCGTCCCGCCCGGAGTCGGCGATGGTGTCGAAGGCGCGGACCGCCCGGTCCGGGTCGCTGCGCACCACCACCGGGCCCGCCTCGGCCTGGATCACCATCAGCGAGACGGCGTGCGCCAGGATGTCGTGCATCTCGCGGGCGATCCGCCCGCGCTCCTCGGCCACCGCCCGGGCCGCGTCGCTGGCGGCGCGCAGCCCCAGCTCGTGCGCCCGCTCCCGCTCCAGCGCGGCCAGCCGGCGGTTCTGCCGCACCAGGGTGCCGAAGACGAAGCTGCCCACCGACATCATCAGGCTGAACAGCATCCCGTTGATCGAGTACGTGCCGAGCACGTTCGCCACCACCAGGGCGGCCAGTGTGCTCCAGCGCTGCCACTCCTCGGCCCGGTCGGCCACGGTGTAGATGCCGATCACCATGTAGAGCTCGACCTGCGGCTGCGCGTTGTGCGCCACCACCGAGAGCACCAGCGCGGGCAGGCCGCAGAGCAGCAGCACCAGCGCCGGGGCCCGGCGCCGCCAGGGCATCGGCAGGGCGGTGCTCACCGCCAGCAGGTAGGTCCACCAGGGCCAGCCGCTGTCGTGGAAGACCGCCCAGACCGAGACCACCGCCGAGAGCAGCGCCAGCAGCCCGTCCGCCACGTACGGGCTGACGCCCCGGGGTCTCGCCCATCGCCGCGCCCAGTCCACGTCCGCCCCCTCCGGCTCGGGCGGCCGGCCCGCCCCCGGGAGCAGATCCTGCCGTACCCGCAGGTCGGCGGGCACCTCAGGCCCCCGTGACGGTGACGTCGCCCGTCTGGGTGGTGGCGGTGACGGTCCGGGTGGCGGCAGGGTCCTGCCGGACGCCGACGTTGACGTTGCCGGTCTGCGCCTTGGCGTTCACCTGGTAGGCGGCGGCGGTCGGCAGCTTCAGCCGGATGCTGCCGGTCTCGGTGCTGCCGTGCACCTCGCTGACATCGCCGGTGAAGGTCGCCGAGACGTCGCCGGTCTGGCTGCTCAGGCTGGCCTTCGCCCCGGCCAGCTCGCCGGCGTGGATGCTGCCGGTCTCGGTGCGGGCGTCCACCTCGGCCTTCAGCCCGGCCAGC from Kitasatospora sp. MMS16-BH015 encodes:
- a CDS encoding response regulator transcription factor, which codes for MVVADDQELVRAGFGMILDAQPDIEVVAEAGDGAQAVAAVAEHRPDVLLLDVRMPVMDGLEAARQVCAGHPETRVIMLTTFDIDDYVYDALYAGASGFLLKDVRRDDLVHGVRMVASGEALLAPSVTRRLIGEFAARRPGGPAAVPRSRLLDQLTGREQETLRLLARGLSNAEIAAELTVSEHTVKTHVSNVLAKLHLRDRVHAVVFAYEAGAVVAGES
- a CDS encoding sensor histidine kinase, whose amino-acid sequence is MPADLRVRQDLLPGAGRPPEPEGADVDWARRWARPRGVSPYVADGLLALLSAVVSVWAVFHDSGWPWWTYLLAVSTALPMPWRRRAPALVLLLCGLPALVLSVVAHNAQPQVELYMVIGIYTVADRAEEWQRWSTLAALVVANVLGTYSINGMLFSLMMSVGSFVFGTLVRQNRRLAALERERAHELGLRAASDAARAVAEERGRIAREMHDILAHAVSLMVIQAEAGPVVVRSDPDRAVRAFDTIADSGRDAMVQLRRVLGVLKTEDAGPQLAPQPKLAELAGVAERVRGAGIEVDLDLRLEGQRTMPPDVETAAYRIVQEALTNTVKHSGAGRVSVRLTRTGEALEVAVADDGPGGARARGAGWSGGRGLVGVRERAAACGGQAWAGPREDGEGFLVSAKLPLG